In one Mucilaginibacter ginsenosidivorax genomic region, the following are encoded:
- a CDS encoding DUF983 domain-containing protein, with amino-acid sequence MENTQYKLAAWPAIVHAKCPRCRRGDLFANSMYGFKGQVMNKTCPHCGLVYEREPGYFYVAMFVSYALNVAEMVTLAVAISVLTGSSNPWLYCGIILSVAVVLSPFNFRYSRVVLLHWLTPGLHYHPEMSKDNL; translated from the coding sequence ATGGAAAATACCCAATATAAATTAGCGGCCTGGCCGGCCATAGTACACGCCAAATGTCCCCGTTGCCGCCGCGGCGACTTGTTTGCCAACAGCATGTATGGCTTTAAGGGCCAGGTAATGAACAAAACCTGCCCGCACTGCGGCCTTGTTTATGAGCGTGAGCCCGGCTATTTTTATGTAGCCATGTTTGTGAGTTATGCATTAAATGTTGCTGAGATGGTTACGCTTGCGGTTGCCATTAGTGTTTTAACCGGCAGCAGTAACCCGTGGTTATATTGCGGCATTATATTGAGTGTGGCTGTGGTATTGTCGCCTTTTAATTTCAGGTATTCAAGGGTTGTGTTGTTACACTGGTTAACTCCGGGTTTACATTATCATCCCGAAATGAGTAAGGATAATTTGTAA
- a CDS encoding AraC family transcriptional regulator yields MIQSIPVYDICSLSDVRQDDLLISRFAPYLDAHKNLFFPHRHSFYHLVLFTRGAGTHSIDFERFDVMPGQIYFMVPGQVHSWQFEGFTDGYIINFSEAFIQSFLLQPGYLDSFSFFNGNLKDAVVNLPADSFATVKELFEHIIFEIMKPAPLGSDMVRLLMLQIFIHVNRLNSNPAGSGKLTYNQTLLKNYQKLIEQHYADIKLPKDYAELLYITPNHLNAVCKDLLGLSAGELIRNRTLLEAKRLLTNPQLSISDISLRLNFSDNSYFTKFFKKTESVTPEEFRKQILKP; encoded by the coding sequence ATGATACAAAGTATTCCCGTTTATGATATTTGTTCCTTGTCTGACGTAAGGCAGGACGATTTATTGATAAGCCGTTTTGCACCTTATCTTGATGCTCATAAAAACCTGTTTTTTCCGCACAGGCACTCTTTTTATCACCTGGTACTGTTTACCCGGGGCGCAGGCACACATAGTATCGATTTTGAGCGTTTTGATGTAATGCCAGGTCAAATATACTTTATGGTGCCGGGGCAGGTTCACTCCTGGCAGTTTGAGGGTTTTACCGACGGGTATATCATCAATTTTTCGGAGGCTTTTATCCAATCGTTTTTATTACAGCCGGGTTACCTGGATAGCTTTTCATTTTTTAACGGTAATTTAAAAGACGCGGTGGTTAATTTACCTGCCGATAGTTTTGCTACAGTAAAAGAGCTGTTTGAACACATTATTTTCGAGATAATGAAACCTGCGCCATTGGGCAGTGATATGGTGCGGCTGCTGATGCTGCAGATATTCATCCATGTGAACAGGCTTAATTCCAATCCGGCAGGTTCGGGCAAGCTAACCTACAACCAAACGCTGCTAAAAAACTATCAAAAATTAATTGAACAGCATTATGCAGATATTAAGCTGCCAAAAGATTATGCCGAACTGTTGTACATTACCCCAAATCACCTTAACGCAGTTTGTAAGGACTTGTTAGGTTTATCGGCAGGCGAGTTGATTCGTAACCGCACGTTGCTGGAGGCTAAGCGCTTGCTTACCAATCCGCAGCTAAGCATCAGTGATATCTCACTCAGGCTGAATTTTAGCGACAACTCTTATTTTACCAAATTTTTCAAAAAAACAGAAAGCGTTACTCCCGAAGAGTTTCGCAAACAAATATTAAAACCTTAA